A region of Leclercia adecarboxylata DNA encodes the following proteins:
- the thiE gene encoding thiamine phosphate synthase, producing the protein MYQPNFPPVPFRLGLYPVVDSVAWLERLLTAGVKTLQLRIKDKQDDEVEADIVAAIALGRRYDARLFINDYWRLAIKHQAYGVHLGQEDLETTDLEAIRRAGLRLGVSTHDDMEIDVALAARPSYIALGHVFPTQTKQMPSAPQGLEQLARHIERLGDYPTVAIGGISLERAPAVLATGVGSIAVVSAITQAGDWQAATAQLLQLAGTGDE; encoded by the coding sequence ATGTATCAGCCCAACTTTCCGCCAGTGCCGTTTCGTCTGGGGCTTTACCCGGTGGTCGACAGCGTGGCGTGGCTTGAGCGTCTGCTGACCGCCGGGGTAAAAACCCTGCAGCTGCGCATCAAGGATAAGCAGGATGATGAGGTTGAGGCCGATATTGTGGCGGCCATTGCCCTGGGGCGTCGCTATGACGCCCGCCTGTTTATCAATGACTACTGGCGTCTGGCGATTAAGCACCAGGCTTACGGCGTGCATCTGGGTCAGGAGGATCTGGAGACCACCGATCTGGAAGCCATTCGTCGCGCCGGCTTGCGTCTTGGCGTGTCGACGCATGACGACATGGAGATCGACGTGGCGCTGGCGGCACGTCCGTCTTACATCGCCCTGGGACACGTTTTTCCGACCCAGACCAAGCAGATGCCTTCAGCTCCGCAAGGGCTTGAACAGCTGGCCCGTCATATCGAACGGCTCGGGGATTATCCCACCGTCGCCATCGGCGGTATAAGCCTCGAACGCGCGCCTGCGGTCCTGGCGACCGGCGTGGGAAGCATCGCGGTGGTGAGCGCCATCACCCAGGC